The Bos javanicus breed banteng chromosome 11, ARS-OSU_banteng_1.0, whole genome shotgun sequence genome includes a window with the following:
- the FAM163B gene encoding protein FAM163B produces MTAGTVVITGGILATVILLCIIAVLCYCRLQYYCCKKDESEEDEEEPDFAVHSRLPPLHSNRNLVLSNGPALCPAAAFSQRSPQARALCRSCSRSEPPAFFLQEPEDEDVSNGGERVAYRSISQEDVGPPPGGFGGLQALNPNRLSAMREAFSRSRSVSTDV; encoded by the exons ATGACAGCCGGGACAGTGGTCATCACCGGCGGCATCTTGGCGACTGTGATTCTGCTCTGCATCATCGCGGTTCTGTGCTACTGCCGGCTCCAG TACTACTGCTGCAAGAAAGACGAGTcggaggaggacgaggaggagcCGGACTTTGCGGTGCACTCGCGCCTGCCGCCGCTGCACTCCAACCGGAACCTGGTGCTGAGCAACGGGCCGGCGCTCTGCCCGGCTGCCGCCTTCAGCCAGAGGTCCCCGCAGGCCCGCGCCCTCTGCCGCAGCTGCTCCCGCTCCGAGCCGCCCGCCTTCTTCCTGCAGGAGCCGGAGGACGAGGACGTCAGCAACGGGGGGGAGCGCGTGGCCTACAGGAGCATCAGCCAGGAGGACGTGGGGCCGCCGCCCGGGGGCTTTGGGGGGCTGCAGGCGCTCAACCCCAACCGCCTGTCGGCCATGCGAGAGGCCTTCTCCCGCAGCCGCAGTGTCAGCACCGACGTCTGA